ATCATGGCGACGAAGGCCGCCGATGGGTCTCTCACCGCTTCGGCCGTGGTCATCGCCCCGGCGCAGGTCCAGGGACTTGCGCCGCGTTACGGCCAGCGGCAGCAAGGGAACCCACCACCGGGGGACGCGTCGCGAACCTTCGCCGCGGGGACGGTCATGACATCCGTCAACGGACCTCACGGTAGGACGGTAACGGTCAAGCAGCAAGATAACACCACCGTATCAGCAGTCGTCCCATCCGATGCCCGTGTGCGCCGTCTTGTCTCGGTGGCCCTCACCGATCTCAAACCTGGGATGCGCGTCCGCGCCGTCGGGTCGAGCAATCCTGACGGGAGCCTCACGGCGGCGGGGCTGATGGTGATACCACAGTAGGTTGAGAACAGCGGGTCGCGCCGGAGGAGCCGCCTGCGGGCCGCGCGGACGGCTCCTTCAGATGATTCCCTCGCGCCGCCCCTTCCCGATGTAGTGGTCCCAGGTCTTCAATAGGATTTTGCGCTCCCAGAGGCTTGCGCGGATGCGGCGCGCCTCCTCCTCGGTGAAGACGCGGGGCGTCCCCAGAAGTGACGCCCACAACAGCTTTTTGGCATTCTCCTCCAGCCAGATCGAGGTCGTGAAGCACGTCTCGACATCTTCGCCCACGACCACCGCTCCGTGGCCCCGCAACAACACGGCGCGGCCGGATCCCAGTGTTCGGGCC
This is a stretch of genomic DNA from bacterium. It encodes these proteins:
- a CDS encoding DUF5666 domain-containing protein; amino-acid sequence: MKHMVSWAVLLIVAISGSAALGATPPTMSTMGTIAAITGSVITVTTPSGGQVQVRTSTDTRIIGRRAAKPDDIAAGDRVRIMATKAADGSLTASAVVIAPAQVQGLAPRYGQRQQGNPPPGDASRTFAAGTVMTSVNGPHGRTVTVKQQDNTTVSAVVPSDARVRRLVSVALTDLKPGMRVRAVGSSNPDGSLTAAGLMVIPQ